In one window of Saprospiraceae bacterium DNA:
- a CDS encoding T9SS type A sorting domain-containing protein, with the protein MRLSSLLPMLLLFVTGWLPAQNQCSIQDLTATVSPLTPNACQYFVKLDFKHVGTTNQFVVTGDGNNYGIFTYNQVPLTLGPFTADPAPSSKQFVVTDAIFQDCRDSTTAQVPGCFSTTTCEIYNVKVEVGDCVPGSLTYKLKLDFQVSNPNADSFQVWAGNGAYLGAFALAQLPLGIPNFPWDGDLTDELTVCIKDKPNCCAKIQFAAPSCLGLPCNILDLSVQTGDCTSDSTYQVKLNFSPATTTPIPPLTQFGVWANDSLLGYFNLSDLPLSIDSFPWDGGAKDVVKVCIVDLLNTSGPPQIVCCKTLEFAVPDCLPIYPCGIKGLSVETDSCTSDSTFGVWVNFTVNDPAAVDSFQLWGNGLPLGTFGMDQLPLYIADFPWNNGIFSHLKVCTGNAPTCCQEFQFRSPDCVPFGPCEVTDIFVQTGACTSDSTYKVRLNFQATNPGDGTFEVWANGVSLGTFSIDSVPLVFDSFPWSGNDVDVVSICVNDSVSLDSCCLAKEFEVPDCLTGDTCSILNVSVTAGPCNIGNQTYSVTLDFEANNPGSDFFEVWTANGIYLGMFPLSQLPITIPAFPCNNTLLGKLKICIKDSPGCCTLVEFQAPDCCAGTGPCEISNLTVETGDCTTNSTYEVWLNFSVANPIGNQFGVWANGQFLGNYSLDSLPLYIPDFPWDGGPNDVVKVCFISNTIVGCCKTLEFKVPDCLNPGGPCEIYNLTVETGDCTSDSTYQVWLNFQVQNPTSNTFSLWINGVLYDSYSLDSLPLYIADFPWGGGQQDEIKVCLVNANIPGTACCRTKGFKVPDCLNPGGPCEIYDLTVETGDCTSDSTYQVWLNFQVQNPPGNQFGVWANGEFLGLFALDSLPLYIPNFPWDGGQHDVVKVCFPASNIGTLCCRTKEFSVPDCLGQAPCDIWDLQVVKTPCLCNEFFAVITFKHKNGGSEGFDIVGNGSNYGNYPYNHPQPIIIGPFPGDDATNYKFGVVDHLNPDCADDVQVGTVDCIVAVVNPGSNARLTLSPNPVSSWLNVLVQVQNGIPIGEATVELYHADGRRVRTLTVASGNNFLLDVSDLPAGVYRLSLLSAIGRVEGSFVKQ; encoded by the coding sequence ATGCGTTTATCATCCTTACTACCGATGCTATTGCTGTTTGTGACGGGGTGGCTGCCCGCGCAGAATCAGTGCAGCATTCAGGACCTTACCGCTACGGTCTCGCCGCTCACCCCCAATGCCTGCCAGTATTTTGTGAAACTTGACTTCAAGCACGTTGGCACGACCAATCAGTTTGTCGTGACGGGCGATGGCAACAATTACGGCATCTTCACCTACAACCAAGTGCCGCTGACGCTTGGTCCTTTTACAGCTGACCCTGCTCCTTCGAGCAAGCAATTTGTGGTAACTGACGCGATTTTTCAGGATTGTCGGGACTCGACGACGGCCCAAGTGCCGGGGTGTTTCTCGACCACGACGTGCGAAATTTACAATGTGAAAGTGGAGGTGGGCGATTGTGTGCCCGGCTCGCTGACGTACAAGCTGAAGTTGGATTTTCAAGTGTCGAACCCCAACGCCGATTCCTTTCAGGTGTGGGCGGGCAATGGCGCGTATTTAGGCGCTTTTGCGTTGGCCCAACTGCCACTCGGCATCCCCAATTTCCCGTGGGATGGCGATTTGACTGACGAACTGACGGTGTGCATCAAAGACAAGCCTAACTGCTGCGCGAAGATTCAGTTTGCTGCTCCTTCGTGCTTGGGCTTGCCTTGCAATATTTTGGATTTAAGCGTTCAAACAGGCGACTGCACGTCTGACAGTACTTATCAGGTGAAATTGAATTTTTCGCCCGCCACTACCACCCCCATTCCGCCGCTCACGCAGTTTGGTGTTTGGGCGAACGACTCATTGCTCGGCTATTTCAATTTGAGCGATTTGCCGCTCTCCATTGACAGTTTCCCTTGGGATGGGGGAGCCAAGGATGTGGTGAAGGTCTGCATTGTTGACTTGCTGAACACGAGTGGGCCGCCGCAGATTGTTTGCTGCAAAACGCTCGAGTTCGCAGTGCCCGATTGCTTGCCTATCTACCCATGCGGCATCAAAGGCTTGAGCGTGGAGACGGACTCTTGCACTTCCGACAGCACTTTTGGAGTCTGGGTGAATTTCACAGTGAACGACCCTGCTGCCGTTGATTCTTTCCAGCTGTGGGGCAACGGCCTCCCGCTCGGCACTTTTGGCATGGACCAGTTGCCGCTGTATATTGCTGATTTCCCGTGGAACAACGGCATTTTTAGCCATCTGAAGGTTTGCACGGGCAATGCGCCTACTTGCTGTCAGGAATTTCAGTTCCGCTCGCCCGATTGCGTGCCTTTTGGCCCTTGCGAGGTGACGGATATTTTTGTGCAAACGGGTGCCTGCACTTCGGACAGCACTTACAAGGTGCGGCTCAATTTTCAGGCTACCAATCCCGGTGACGGCACGTTCGAGGTGTGGGCCAACGGGGTCTCGTTGGGGACGTTTTCGATTGACTCCGTGCCGCTCGTGTTTGATAGTTTCCCCTGGAGTGGCAATGATGTGGATGTGGTGAGCATTTGTGTGAACGACAGTGTCAGCCTTGATTCTTGCTGTTTGGCCAAGGAATTTGAAGTGCCGGACTGTCTCACGGGCGATACTTGTTCCATTTTGAATGTTTCGGTCACGGCTGGGCCGTGCAACATCGGCAACCAGACATATTCCGTGACGCTGGACTTTGAGGCAAACAACCCCGGCAGCGACTTTTTTGAGGTTTGGACAGCCAATGGCATTTATCTTGGTATGTTCCCGCTGAGTCAGTTGCCCATCACCATCCCGGCGTTTCCATGCAACAACACGTTGCTCGGCAAATTGAAAATTTGCATCAAAGACAGCCCAGGTTGCTGCACTTTGGTTGAGTTCCAAGCGCCCGATTGCTGTGCTGGCACAGGCCCTTGCGAAATATCAAACCTGACAGTGGAAACGGGCGACTGCACCACCAACAGCACTTATGAGGTGTGGCTCAATTTCTCCGTCGCCAACCCGATTGGCAACCAGTTTGGAGTGTGGGCCAACGGACAATTCCTTGGCAATTACAGCCTCGATTCGCTGCCGCTTTACATTCCCGATTTCCCTTGGGACGGCGGCCCGAACGACGTGGTGAAAGTGTGTTTTATCAGCAACACCATCGTAGGCTGCTGCAAGACGCTCGAATTTAAGGTGCCCGACTGCCTCAACCCCGGCGGCCCGTGCGAAATCTACAATCTGACAGTAGAGACGGGCGACTGCACCAGCGACAGCACCTATCAGGTCTGGCTCAATTTCCAAGTGCAGAACCCGACGAGCAACACTTTCTCCCTTTGGATAAATGGCGTGCTGTACGATTCTTACAGCCTCGACTCGTTGCCGCTTTACATCGCGGATTTCCCATGGGGCGGTGGTCAGCAAGATGAAATCAAAGTGTGTCTCGTCAACGCGAACATCCCCGGGACGGCCTGCTGCCGCACCAAAGGATTCAAGGTGCCCGACTGCCTCAACCCCGGCGGCCCGTGCGAAATCTACGATCTGACAGTAGAGACAGGCGACTGCACCAGCGACAGCACCTATCAGGTCTGGCTCAATTTCCAAGTGCAGAACCCGCCGGGCAATCAATTCGGGGTGTGGGCCAACGGCGAGTTCCTCGGCCTCTTTGCGCTTGATTCGTTGCCGCTTTACATTCCCAACTTCCCGTGGGATGGCGGTCAGCACGATGTGGTAAAAGTTTGTTTTCCGGCCTCCAACATTGGCACGCTCTGCTGCCGCACGAAAGAGTTCAGCGTGCCCGATTGCCTCGGGCAGGCACCGTGCGATATTTGGGATTTGCAAGTCGTCAAGACACCTTGCCTTTGCAATGAGTTTTTCGCGGTCATCACCTTCAAACACAAGAATGGCGGCAGTGAAGGATTCGATATTGTGGGCAATGGCAGCAACTACGGCAACTACCCCTACAACCACCCGCAGCCTATCATCATCGGCCCATTCCCTGGCGACGATGCGACGAACTACAAGTTCGGGGTGGTGGACCACCTGAATCCAGACTGTGCCGACGACGTTCAGGTAGGCACGGTTGACTGCATCGTGGCGGTCGTCAATCCGGGTAGCAATGCTCGCCTGACCTTGTCGCCCAATCCGGTCTCCTCGTGGCTGAACGTGTTGGTGCAGGTACAAAACGGCATACCTATCGGCGAAGCCACCGTCGAGCTCTATCACGCCGACGGCCGCCGGGTGCGTACCCTCACCGTGGCGAGTGGCAACAATTTCCTGCTCGATGTATCGGATTTGCCCGCTGGCGTGTATCGGTTGTCGCTGTTGAGCGCCATCGGCAGGGTAGAAGGGTCGTTTGTGAAGCAGTAG
- a CDS encoding diacylglycerol kinase family protein translates to MSLRKRTDSFRFALMGLADLWRSQPNARIHVFAAVVVTLAGFFFKISALEWVAVVLCIAVVVAAEAMNTALEYLTDLVSPDFHPLAGKAKDASAAAVLVLAVGAAIVGGLIFFPKIWPYLTQ, encoded by the coding sequence ATGAGTCTTCGGAAACGCACCGATAGCTTTCGCTTTGCTTTGATGGGCTTGGCCGACTTGTGGCGCAGCCAGCCAAACGCGCGGATTCACGTATTTGCTGCGGTGGTTGTCACGCTTGCAGGCTTTTTTTTCAAAATATCGGCGCTCGAATGGGTCGCGGTGGTGCTTTGCATTGCGGTGGTCGTGGCTGCTGAGGCCATGAACACGGCCTTGGAATACTTGACGGATTTGGTATCGCCCGATTTTCACCCTTTGGCAGGCAAAGCGAAAGACGCATCCGCCGCAGCGGTGTTGGTGTTGGCGGTAGGGGCTGCCATTGTGGGGGGGCTGATATTTTTCCCGAAAATTTGGCCTTATTTGACGCAATAA